One Podarcis muralis chromosome 1, rPodMur119.hap1.1, whole genome shotgun sequence genomic window carries:
- the PPP1CA gene encoding serine/threonine-protein phosphatase PP1-alpha catalytic subunit, with the protein MSDGEKLNLDSIIGRLLEVQGSRPGKNVQLAEGEIRGLCLKSREIFLSQPILLELEAPLKICGDIHGQYYDLLRLFEYGGFPPESNYLFLGDYVDRGKQSLETICLLLAYKIKYPENFFLLRGNHECASINRIYGFYDECKRRYNIKLWKTFTDCFNCLPIAAIVDEKIFCCHGGLSPDLQSMEQIRRIMRPTDVPDQGLLCDLLWSDPDKDVQGWGENDRGVSFTFGSEVVAKFLHKHDLDLICRAHQVVEDGYEFFAKRQLVTLFSAPNYCGEFDNAGAMMSVDETLMCSFQILKPADKNKGKYGQFSGLNPGGRPITPPRNSAKAKK; encoded by the exons ATGTCGGACGGCGAGAAGCTCAATTTGGATTCCATCATCGGGCGCCTCCTGGAAG TGCAAGGCTCGCGCCCAGGCAAGAATGTGCAGCTGGCCGAAGGCGAGATTCGGGGCCTGTGCCTGAAGTCGCGAGAAATCTTCTTGAGCCAGCCCATCCTGTTGGAGCTGGAAGCCCCGCTCAAGATTTGCG gTGACATCCATGGGCAGTACTATGACCTGCTCCGACTCTTTGAATACGGGGGCTTCCCCCCAGAGAGCAACTACCTCTTCTTGGGCGACTACGTGGACCGAGGGAAGCAGTCGCTGGAGACAATCTGCCTGCTCTTGGCATACAAGATTAAATACCCTGAGAACTTCTTTCTGCTGCGGGGGAACCACGAGTGTGCCAGCATCAACCGCATCTATGGCTTTTATGATGAAT GTAAAAGGCGCTATAACATCAAACTGTGGAAGACCTTCACGGACTGCTTCAACTGCCTGCCTATCGCTGCCATCGTCGATGAGAAGATCTTCTGCTGCCATGGAG GGCTCTCACCTGACCTCCAGTCCATGGAACAGATTCGGCGGATCATGAGGCCTACGGATGTCCCTGACCAGGGCCTGCTCTGTGACTTGCTCTGGTCCGATCCTGACAAAGACGTGCAGGGCTGGGGCGAGAATGACCGCGGGGTCTCCTTCACCTTTGGCTCAGAAGTTGTCGCCAAATTCCTTCACAAGCACGATCTGGACTTGATCTGCCGAGCGCACCAG GTGGTAGAAGACGGCTATGAGTTTTTTGCCAAACGGCAGCTGGTGACCCTCTTTTCTGCCCCGAACTACTGTGGGGAGTTTGATAATGCAGGCGCAATGATGAGTGTTGACGAGACTCTTATGTGCTCCTTCCAG ATCTTGAAACCGGCTGACAAGAATAAGGGCAAATATGGCCAGTTCAGTGGATTGAACCCTGGTGGGCGCCCAATCACTCCGCCACGCAACTCTGCCAAAGCCAAGAAGTAA
- the RAD9A gene encoding cell cycle checkpoint control protein RAD9A: MKCTITGGNVKALGKAVHSLSRVGDEIYIEPLQEGLSLRTVNASRSAYACFLFAPLFFQLYQPGESESDLDAGGFRCKVLMKSFLAIFRSLPSLEKTVEKCLISLSSHHSRFRVKLYCKYGVIKTHDLSFQDCESLQAVFDTGQCAHALHAPPRLLVDAVVHFPLTQAEVTLGASPSGKVTLRSYLEEETEPSRMMVTELCLSEDEFQAFHVKEETQVTFCLKEFRGLLSFAESSNLPLNIHFDIPGRPAIFTLEDPVLNVHLVLATLAERESSQKNNNSTSKPAYDFAGDDIDAYMIAMETTCDGTEGAEAPPSPTFPSRRTFSDTRDLESDPEGTVPGTPPQKRFRSLFFGSVLSPSQPLVHSCTSQEVLAEDSEGET, translated from the exons CCCTGGGGAAAGCGGTGCACTCTCTTTCCCGTGTCGGAGATGAAATCTACATTGAGCCTCTTCAAGAAGGG CTCTCCTTGCGTACGGTCAATGCGTCCCGCTCAGCCTACGCCTGCTTCCTGTTTGCCCCGCTCTTCTTCCAGCTCTACCAGCCAGGGGAATCGGAATCTGACTTGGATGCAGGTGGTTTCCGGTGCAAAGTGCTCATGAAG TCTTTCCTGGCTATCTTCCGCTCACTACCCTCACTGGAGAAGACGGTGGAGAAATGCCTCATCTCGCTCAGTTCCCACCATAGCCGGTTCCGTGTGAAGCTGTACTGCAAATATG GTGTCATCAAGACCCATGACTTGTCATTCCAGGACTGCGAATCCCTGCAGGCAGTCTTTGACACAGGGCAGTGCGCTCATGCTCTTCATGCCCCTCCCAG GTTACTGGTGGATGCTGTGGTGCATTTTCCATTGACGCAGGCTGAGGTgaccttgggtgccagcccttcTGGGAAGGTGACCTTGCGCAGCTACCTGGAAGAAGAGACAG AGCCCAGCCGGATGATGGTGACTGAGCTCTGTTTGAGCGAGGACGAGTTCCAGGCCTTCCATGTCAAGGAAGAGACGCAAGTCACTTTCTGCCTCAAGGAATTCCGC GGCCTCCTGAGCTTTGCTGAGTCCTCAAATCTCCCCCTCAACATCCATTTTGACATCCCTGGCAG GCCAGCTATCTTCACCCTGGAGGACCCTGTGCTGAACGTGCACCTGGTCTTGGCCACTCTggctgagagagagagttcaCAGAAGAACAACAACAG CACATCCAAGCCTGCTTACGATTTCGCCGGTGATGACATCGATGCCTACATGATAGCCATGGAAACCACCTGTGATGGCACAGAGGGAGCAGAAGCCCCTCCCAGCCCCACCTTCCCCTCAAGACGCACCTTTTCTGATACAAGGGACTTGGAAAGCGATCCTGAGGGAACTGTGCCTGGCACACCGCCACAAAAAAGG TTCCGCTCCTTGTTCTTTGGGTCGGTCCTCAGCCCATCACAGCCCTTGGTCCACTCATGTACAAGCCAAGAGGTGTTGGCAGAAGACAGTGAGGGAGAAACGTGA